In Flammeovirgaceae bacterium 311, one DNA window encodes the following:
- a CDS encoding peptidase M16 domain protein (COG0612 Predicted Zn-dependent peptidases) produces MMQDFYLHELSNGIRIVHKQVVHTKIVHCGFVLDIGSRDELPYQMGLAHFWEHMAFKGTLKRKAYHILNRLDSVGGELNAYTTKEKICFYASVLDQYLENALELLTDITFHSTFPEKQIDKERGVILEEMSMYEDSPEDALQDIFDSLVFPEHPLGHNILGTTETLNSFQRQHFLEFVQQNLDTRRLIFSCVGNISAKKAIRLAEKYLGELPVFRAERQRIPFNDYKPEQQVQDRSIMQAHFAMGRPAFALKDEQRLPFFMLTNILGGPANTSRLNMALREKKGFVYNVDASYTPYTDTGLFSISFATEQGQLQKSIRLVEQEFKKLSEKPLGTLQLHAAQEQLIGQLAMAEENNASLMLMMGKSILDMERIESLEDIFARIRTISAADLQQLAREMLQPQSFSSLTLWPAK; encoded by the coding sequence ATGATGCAAGACTTCTACCTGCACGAGCTTTCTAACGGCATTCGCATTGTTCATAAACAAGTAGTGCACACCAAAATTGTACACTGTGGTTTTGTGCTGGATATTGGCAGCAGGGATGAGCTACCCTACCAGATGGGGCTGGCACATTTCTGGGAACATATGGCCTTTAAAGGAACCCTTAAGCGTAAGGCCTATCATATCCTCAACCGCCTCGATTCTGTAGGCGGAGAGCTCAATGCCTATACCACTAAGGAAAAAATCTGCTTCTATGCGTCGGTGCTGGACCAGTACCTGGAAAATGCCCTGGAGCTGCTCACCGATATTACTTTTCACTCTACTTTTCCTGAAAAGCAGATTGATAAGGAAAGAGGCGTGATCCTGGAAGAAATGTCGATGTATGAAGATTCTCCGGAAGATGCCCTGCAGGATATTTTTGATAGCCTTGTTTTTCCGGAGCATCCGCTGGGCCATAATATTCTGGGCACCACAGAAACGCTTAACAGCTTTCAGCGGCAGCATTTTCTGGAATTTGTGCAGCAGAACCTCGATACCCGCAGGCTTATTTTTTCCTGTGTTGGGAATATATCGGCTAAAAAGGCTATCCGCCTTGCCGAAAAATATTTAGGCGAGCTGCCGGTATTCAGGGCAGAGCGCCAGCGCATCCCTTTCAATGATTATAAGCCGGAGCAGCAGGTGCAGGATCGAAGTATTATGCAGGCCCATTTTGCCATGGGCCGGCCTGCCTTTGCACTGAAAGATGAGCAGCGCCTGCCGTTTTTTATGCTCACCAATATTTTGGGCGGGCCGGCAAATACCAGCCGCCTGAACATGGCCCTGCGGGAGAAGAAGGGGTTTGTTTACAATGTTGATGCCTCTTATACCCCTTACACCGATACCGGCCTGTTTAGCATTAGCTTTGCTACTGAGCAGGGCCAGCTGCAGAAAAGCATTCGCCTGGTGGAGCAGGAGTTTAAAAAACTTAGTGAAAAGCCCCTGGGTACCCTGCAGCTGCATGCTGCACAGGAGCAGCTGATTGGCCAGCTGGCTATGGCCGAAGAGAACAACGCCAGCCTGATGCTGATGATGGGAAAAAGTATTCTGGATATGGAGCGGATTGAATCGCTGGAAGATATTTTTGCCAGAATCCGTACTATTTCAGCTGCAGATCTACAGCAGCTGGCCCGGGAAATGCTGCAGCCACAAAGCTTTAGCAGCCTTACCCTGTGGCCTGCCAAATAA